The proteins below are encoded in one region of Limnochorda pilosa:
- the pdxA gene encoding 4-hydroxythreonine-4-phosphate dehydrogenase PdxA, translating to MDPRETRPVLAITAGDPAGIGPEITLAALGEPEVYRRCRPLVLAEPAVLERVKPLVAKDLRLKVVAGPAEARFKPGTVEVLPAHPVDTSDLERHVPFGRVSRLAGELAFASIRRSIDLALAGEVDGVVTGPIHKEAIKAAGVPFIGHTEMFQELTGSRTSLTMFRTGRLKIFFLTRHVSLRVACEMIRRDLLLETLREVRRNLEVLGVRDPEIGVAALNPHAGEGGLLGEEERQEMVPAIAAAQAEGIRAVGPVPADSIFVFAARGAYDAVLSLYHDQGHIASKVLDFERTISVTLGLPFVRSSVDHGTAFDIAGKGQAQHRSMVEAILAAAEYAPRIRAANAPAADRAGGA from the coding sequence GTGGACCCACGTGAGACACGACCTGTCCTGGCCATCACCGCCGGTGATCCCGCCGGCATCGGCCCCGAGATCACGCTGGCCGCCCTGGGAGAGCCGGAGGTGTACCGGCGGTGCCGGCCCCTGGTCCTGGCCGAGCCCGCGGTGCTGGAACGGGTGAAGCCGCTGGTGGCGAAGGACCTGCGGCTGAAGGTGGTGGCAGGACCCGCAGAGGCCCGGTTCAAGCCGGGCACGGTGGAGGTCCTGCCCGCGCACCCGGTGGATACCTCAGACCTGGAGCGGCATGTGCCCTTTGGCCGGGTGAGCCGCCTGGCGGGCGAGTTGGCCTTCGCCTCGATCCGCCGCTCCATCGATCTGGCCCTGGCCGGTGAGGTGGATGGGGTGGTCACGGGCCCGATCCACAAGGAGGCCATCAAGGCGGCGGGGGTCCCGTTCATCGGCCACACGGAGATGTTCCAGGAGCTCACGGGCTCCCGCACCAGCCTCACCATGTTCCGCACCGGAAGGCTCAAGATCTTCTTCCTCACCCGGCACGTGTCCCTGCGGGTGGCGTGCGAGATGATCCGGCGGGACCTGCTCCTCGAGACGCTCCGAGAGGTCCGGCGGAACCTGGAGGTCCTGGGTGTCCGCGACCCCGAGATCGGCGTGGCTGCGCTCAACCCCCACGCGGGAGAGGGCGGGCTCCTGGGGGAGGAGGAGCGGCAGGAGATGGTGCCTGCGATCGCGGCCGCGCAAGCCGAGGGCATCCGGGCCGTGGGACCGGTGCCCGCCGACTCCATCTTCGTCTTCGCTGCCCGGGGCGCCTACGACGCGGTGCTCTCGCTCTACCACGACCAGGGGCACATCGCCTCCAAGGTGCTGGACTTCGAGCGGACCATCAGCGTCACCCTGGGGCTGCCCTTCGTCCGCAGCTCGGTGGACCACGGCACGGCCTTCGACATCGCGGGCAAGGGCCAGGCCCAGCACCGGAGCATGGTGGAGGCGATCCTGGCCGCCGCCGAGTACGCCCCCCGCATCCGGGCGGCAAACGCGCCCGCGGCGGACCGGGCGGGAGGCGCCTGA